A part of Paenibacillus sp. 481 genomic DNA contains:
- the thrS gene encoding threonine--tRNA ligase, whose product MEINVTLPDGTARRYAQGTTIEQVAESVSIGLKKNAVAGKINGQLVDLSTCIDHDCLVEIVTLDSELGQSIYRHSTAHVMAQAVKRIYGEKAVKLGIGPVIEDGFYYDIDIETPLTPDDLAAIEQQMAAIIQENLPIVRRVVSRAEATALFEQLADPLKLELIHDLPEEAVISLYEQGEFVDLCRGPHLPATGRIKAFKLLNVAGAYWRGDSSNKMLQRIYGTSFPKKAQLDEYLHVVEEAKKRDHRKLGKEHALFMFSEEAPGMPFYLPKGMAIRNELEQFARELQRKREYDEVRTPLMMNNRLWEQSGHWDHYKDNMYFSDVDDATFALKPMNCPGHMLIYKNSVHSYRELPIRLAEFGQVHRHEFSGALNGMMRVRTFCQDDAHLFVRPDQIEAEISRVIALIDHIYKVFGFAYTVELSTRPADSMGSEELWDEAEASLRRVLDQSGLDYRLNEGDGAFYGPKIDFHILDSLKRSWQCGTIQLDFQMPEKFDLSYMGDDGQKHRPVVIHRAVYGSIDRFIGILTEHYSGAFPLWLAPVQVKILPVSEQYADYAYEVKRSLDEEGIRVEIDLRNERLGYKIREAQLEKVPYLFVIGENEQQSATVSVRKRGAGDIGSNHVQDMIGHIKADILSRQ is encoded by the coding sequence ATGGAGATCAATGTAACACTGCCAGATGGAACTGCAAGGAGGTACGCACAAGGCACGACCATTGAACAAGTGGCGGAATCGGTTAGTATCGGCCTGAAAAAAAATGCGGTAGCTGGGAAAATAAATGGCCAGCTTGTCGATCTCTCAACTTGCATCGACCATGATTGCCTCGTTGAAATCGTAACGCTGGATAGTGAATTAGGTCAGAGCATTTATCGGCATAGTACGGCGCATGTGATGGCGCAAGCAGTAAAGCGCATCTATGGCGAGAAAGCGGTCAAACTTGGCATTGGGCCAGTTATCGAGGACGGTTTTTATTACGATATCGATATCGAAACACCGCTGACTCCTGATGATTTAGCCGCAATTGAGCAGCAGATGGCGGCAATCATTCAGGAGAACCTCCCTATCGTGCGTCGAGTTGTTAGCCGTGCGGAAGCGACTGCCCTATTCGAACAGCTTGCAGACCCGCTCAAGCTGGAATTGATTCATGATTTGCCGGAGGAAGCCGTTATTTCGCTGTATGAGCAAGGTGAGTTTGTCGATCTTTGCCGCGGGCCGCATCTGCCAGCGACAGGACGAATTAAGGCGTTCAAGTTGCTGAATGTGGCCGGAGCATACTGGCGTGGAGACAGCAGCAATAAGATGCTGCAACGTATTTACGGAACGTCGTTTCCGAAAAAAGCTCAACTGGATGAGTACCTACATGTTGTGGAGGAAGCGAAGAAACGGGATCATCGCAAGCTCGGCAAAGAGCACGCCTTGTTTATGTTCTCGGAGGAAGCGCCTGGGATGCCGTTCTATCTTCCAAAAGGAATGGCCATTCGGAACGAGCTTGAGCAGTTTGCACGGGAGCTTCAACGCAAGCGCGAATACGATGAAGTCCGTACACCGTTGATGATGAACAACAGGCTATGGGAGCAGTCGGGGCATTGGGACCATTACAAAGACAATATGTATTTTAGCGATGTGGACGATGCGACGTTTGCGCTCAAGCCGATGAACTGCCCTGGGCACATGCTTATTTATAAAAATAGTGTGCATTCGTATCGCGAGCTACCTATCCGCCTCGCGGAATTCGGTCAGGTGCACCGGCATGAATTTTCCGGGGCGCTGAATGGCATGATGCGAGTTCGTACGTTTTGTCAGGACGACGCGCATTTGTTCGTTCGGCCGGATCAAATCGAAGCCGAGATTAGCCGTGTGATTGCCTTGATCGACCACATTTATAAGGTGTTCGGGTTTGCATACACGGTGGAGCTATCCACTCGCCCAGCAGATTCGATGGGTTCTGAGGAGCTGTGGGACGAAGCGGAAGCATCGTTGCGAAGGGTACTCGATCAGAGCGGATTGGATTATCGCCTGAATGAGGGCGATGGCGCGTTTTATGGGCCGAAGATTGATTTTCATATTTTAGATTCGCTCAAACGAAGCTGGCAATGCGGAACGATTCAGCTCGATTTTCAGATGCCCGAGAAATTCGATCTGTCGTATATGGGTGATGATGGTCAAAAGCATCGTCCGGTCGTGATTCATCGTGCGGTATATGGCTCGATCGATCGGTTTATCGGTATTTTGACGGAGCATTACAGCGGTGCTTTCCCGCTGTGGCTAGCGCCGGTACAAGTCAAAATCTTACCTGTATCCGAGCAGTACGCCGATTATGCCTATGAAGTGAAACGTTCACTGGATGAGGAAGGAATTCGCGTTGAGATCGATCTGCGCAACGAAAGGCTCGGTTACAAAATTCGCGAGGCGCAGCTTGAGAAGGTTCCTTACCTATTCGTGATTGGTGAGAATGAACAGCAGTCCGCTACGGTGTCCGTACGGAAACGAGGCGCGGGAGACATCGGCTCCAACCATGTGCAAGATATGATTGGGCACATCAAAGCAGATATTCTTTCGCGACAATAG
- a CDS encoding ABC transporter ATP-binding protein, translating to MQAPVVDIQNVKKVYGKKGANQSHALRGVSFAIREGEFVGIMGPSGSGKTTLLNVISTLDKATEGVIKIAGSDITQMKQGELSDFRSQKLGFIFQDFNLIENLTIYENIALPLSLQGVASRHIGPKVQKVAETLGIESILQKYPSEVSGGQKQRSAAARALVHEPAIILGDEPTGALDSKNAVSLLEAMTNLNEEHGVSIMMVTHDAFSASYCQRILFIQDGELYKEIKRTASREAFYKEILDVLADLGTHKS from the coding sequence ATGCAAGCACCAGTGGTAGATATTCAAAATGTGAAAAAAGTGTACGGTAAGAAAGGTGCCAATCAATCGCACGCCTTAAGAGGAGTTAGCTTTGCGATTCGTGAAGGTGAATTTGTTGGCATCATGGGGCCATCTGGCTCGGGTAAGACGACGCTGCTCAACGTCATTTCAACGCTGGATAAGGCGACAGAAGGCGTCATCAAAATTGCGGGCTCCGATATTACGCAAATGAAGCAAGGAGAGCTGTCTGATTTTCGCTCGCAAAAACTAGGCTTTATTTTTCAAGACTTTAATTTGATTGAGAATTTGACGATTTACGAAAATATCGCTTTGCCGCTATCTTTGCAAGGTGTAGCTTCCAGACATATTGGACCAAAAGTGCAAAAGGTTGCGGAAACATTAGGTATTGAATCCATTTTGCAAAAATATCCCTCGGAAGTGTCTGGTGGACAGAAGCAGCGCTCGGCGGCAGCACGCGCACTTGTCCATGAGCCAGCGATCATACTTGGTGACGAGCCAACAGGTGCGCTCGATTCCAAAAATGCGGTCAGCTTGCTAGAAGCGATGACGAACTTGAATGAAGAGCATGGTGTATCGATTATGATGGTCACCCATGATGCATTTAGTGCAAGCTATTGCCAGCGTATTTTGTTCATTCAAGACGGCGAATTGTACAAAGAAATTAAGCGCACAGCGTCGCGTGAAGCATTTTATAAAGAGATTTTGGACGTACTTGCCGATTTAGGCACGCACAAATCGTAA
- a CDS encoding FtsX-like permease family protein translates to MLLKLSMSGLKSKLKDYFVLLAGLIMSVSIFYMFQTLALNKAFLESNNAGISSIQFVFHAGSFLLAIITFFYIMYANSFLLSLRQKEFGMYMMLGAKKHKIMTLMFMETIVLGFASLLLGTGVGVGLAQGVGQLLMKQMEFTGSGYHPFYFPSLQVTAIFFTILFVLSAILNTIKMSRVSVLQLIHAEANTERATVKGKMTIVAAIFSLVLLAIGYYSMIKINVFAQVGIIVALITITSGTYLLFMTFMPWFINLFKRNKRSYEKGLNMFTFAQLHFRINSLTKVLGTVAMLIALGAGAISTGMAFQNNVMATANMMSIYDAVIHNPTTKEKSMLDTITFKESDEYRFKYDSKFVYYVKEDLVSHPPFVRVYNGMSGVKNTGEIKRVSDELPLGDSTNWSDDWHEAFRTIHVDGAHPDRKIRIVNEQQYEQLKGEAGVAFVGQADDFLKYEQQWKELDQLQVAKFKLDSVNQLDSKYSAYKMMHGFSSGLVFMGFFLGIAFLAMMASSLMFKILTGATKDISRYQMLRKIGVRKELLTKSIYKEQFYVFLFPAIVGIVHVLIGLNMFSFIILDPYYRVWVPLTLFIAIYMVYYVVTVQMYKRIVLPKEQ, encoded by the coding sequence ATGTTATTAAAGTTATCCATGTCAGGACTGAAAAGTAAGCTTAAGGACTATTTTGTCCTGCTCGCTGGTCTTATCATGTCCGTCTCGATTTTTTATATGTTCCAAACGTTAGCCTTAAACAAAGCTTTTCTAGAATCAAACAATGCGGGTATTAGCAGTATTCAGTTCGTCTTTCATGCTGGCTCATTTCTGCTAGCGATTATTACATTTTTCTATATTATGTATGCAAATTCGTTCTTATTGTCGCTTCGACAAAAAGAGTTCGGTATGTATATGATGCTTGGTGCCAAAAAACATAAAATTATGACGCTTATGTTTATGGAGACAATCGTACTTGGCTTTGCCTCTCTATTGTTGGGAACCGGTGTAGGCGTGGGGCTTGCCCAAGGGGTAGGCCAACTCCTTATGAAGCAAATGGAGTTTACAGGTAGTGGATATCATCCATTTTATTTCCCTTCCTTACAAGTAACGGCTATCTTTTTTACCATATTATTTGTACTATCTGCCATTTTGAATACGATCAAAATGTCCAGAGTGTCTGTATTACAGCTCATTCATGCGGAAGCTAATACAGAACGAGCAACGGTTAAAGGTAAAATGACGATAGTTGCTGCTATTTTTTCACTTGTATTATTGGCAATTGGTTACTATAGCATGATTAAAATTAATGTCTTCGCGCAAGTGGGCATTATTGTAGCCTTAATTACGATAACATCAGGTACGTACTTGCTCTTTATGACGTTTATGCCGTGGTTTATTAACCTGTTTAAACGAAATAAAAGGTCGTATGAAAAAGGGCTTAACATGTTTACATTTGCCCAGCTTCATTTCCGTATTAACAGCTTAACGAAAGTGTTAGGTACGGTTGCGATGCTAATCGCACTGGGGGCGGGAGCCATTTCGACGGGTATGGCTTTTCAGAACAACGTCATGGCAACTGCGAATATGATGTCCATTTATGATGCAGTCATTCACAATCCGACTACTAAAGAGAAATCCATGCTGGACACGATCACATTTAAAGAGTCAGATGAATATCGCTTTAAGTACGACAGTAAGTTTGTTTACTATGTGAAAGAGGATTTAGTGAGCCATCCACCATTCGTACGAGTGTATAACGGCATGAGTGGTGTGAAAAATACAGGTGAAATCAAGCGTGTATCCGATGAATTGCCGTTAGGGGATTCAACTAACTGGTCCGATGATTGGCATGAAGCGTTTAGGACGATTCATGTGGATGGGGCACATCCCGATCGCAAGATTCGAATCGTGAATGAACAACAATACGAGCAGCTTAAAGGGGAAGCCGGCGTGGCGTTTGTTGGACAAGCTGACGACTTCCTGAAGTATGAGCAGCAGTGGAAAGAGCTCGATCAATTGCAGGTAGCCAAATTTAAGCTAGACAGTGTAAATCAGCTTGATAGCAAGTACAGTGCATATAAGATGATGCACGGTTTCTCCAGCGGCCTTGTATTTATGGGGTTTTTCCTAGGGATCGCCTTCTTAGCAATGATGGCCAGCAGTTTGATGTTTAAAATTTTGACGGGGGCGACCAAAGACATTAGTCGTTACCAAATGCTACGCAAAATTGGCGTTCGCAAGGAACTACTCACGAAGTCAATTTATAAAGAACAGTTTTACGTCTTTTTGTTTCCCGCAATCGTCGGAATTGTACACGTACTCATTGGATTGAACATGTTCTCGTTTATTATCCTTGATCCGTATTACCGGGTATGGGTGCCGCTCACATTGTTCATCGCGATATACATGGTTTACTATGTTGTGACTGTGCAAATGTATAAACGAATTGTGTTGCCGAAAGAACAATAA
- a CDS encoding DUF1093 domain-containing protein, protein MKKFSIIALLLVVTMLAAGCGMHDIMFEKYYVQVKGEGELKDNKRYYTLTGFSKNGTERSITFTSFKENNGKLKEGAFLALYVDQKDEKKKDVLDIEMKKYEEVQKDDLPSSVKKGLNVE, encoded by the coding sequence ATGAAGAAATTTTCTATAATCGCATTGCTACTCGTCGTTACGATGTTGGCAGCAGGCTGTGGTATGCACGATATAATGTTTGAAAAGTACTACGTCCAAGTTAAAGGTGAAGGCGAATTGAAAGATAATAAACGTTATTACACGTTAACGGGATTTAGTAAAAATGGGACAGAGCGTTCCATTACGTTTACAAGCTTTAAAGAGAACAACGGTAAGCTAAAAGAAGGCGCGTTCCTCGCCCTTTATGTCGATCAAAAGGATGAGAAGAAAAAAGACGTGCTGGATATCGAGATGAAAAAGTATGAAGAAGTGCAAAAAGATGACCTGCCTAGTTCCGTGAAAAAAGGGTTAAATGTCGAGTAG
- the corA gene encoding magnesium/cobalt transporter CorA has protein sequence MIRILAVTQEMKIVEHASLESLSQSNIKWYWVDFDRPSAEEAVLLEQQFHFHPLAIEDCIHWLQRPKVDHYPDLHFFIMHAINPATLKAEEVDFFLGTNFIVTFHLQPSTEIDHVWQQMTEQRHLIKKGHVYATYLVMDNLVDSYFPTLYQIEDQLNELENQEQSVSIQKLLEQIYTIRADLLKIRKTVIPMRDLFYRIISSDKIAGIKQHTPYFTNIYDHLLKLSEMIESNREITADMRDSYNSLLSNRMNNIMKTLTVVTSIFIPLTFIVGIYGMNFDYMPELAWRWGYFSVLGVMAVAGFGMFFWLWRKGWFD, from the coding sequence TTGATTCGTATTTTAGCAGTGACACAAGAGATGAAAATAGTAGAGCATGCTTCGCTTGAAAGTTTAAGCCAATCCAATATCAAATGGTATTGGGTAGATTTTGATCGACCGTCTGCCGAGGAAGCAGTGTTATTGGAACAACAATTTCATTTTCATCCGCTGGCTATCGAAGATTGCATTCATTGGCTACAACGTCCCAAAGTAGACCATTATCCGGATCTTCATTTTTTCATTATGCATGCGATTAATCCAGCTACATTGAAAGCCGAAGAGGTGGACTTCTTTTTAGGGACCAACTTCATTGTTACCTTCCATCTCCAACCATCTACTGAAATTGATCATGTATGGCAACAGATGACTGAACAACGACACCTAATCAAAAAGGGTCATGTTTACGCTACGTATTTAGTCATGGATAATTTAGTAGACAGTTACTTTCCAACCTTGTACCAAATTGAGGACCAACTAAATGAATTGGAAAATCAAGAACAGAGTGTAAGTATCCAAAAATTGCTGGAACAAATTTATACGATACGGGCTGATTTACTTAAAATACGTAAAACGGTTATTCCAATGCGGGATCTTTTTTACCGGATTATCAGTTCCGACAAAATCGCTGGCATTAAACAACATACCCCTTATTTTACGAATATTTATGACCATTTACTTAAGCTTTCGGAAATGATCGAGTCGAATCGTGAAATAACAGCCGATATGAGAGATAGTTATAATTCGCTACTTTCTAATCGAATGAATAACATTATGAAGACGTTAACCGTGGTCACGTCCATTTTTATTCCATTAACATTTATTGTTGGTATTTATGGTATGAATTTCGATTACATGCCTGAGCTTGCTTGGCGTTGGGGTTATTTTAGTGTGTTGGGAGTTATGGCTGTTGCTGGTTTCGGGATGTTTTTTTGGTTATGGCGTAAAGGTTGGTTTGATTAG
- a CDS encoding alpha/beta hydrolase yields the protein MHGFYYQPPCWIPVSYPPYQGNHPYVYLNTSNAVARYSSAPVAVANETENHIVHEETRIDKPLPFVLVHGAWGDGSYWHKTAEALRRAGHQVYTPTLPGHGTDPHKNVTHANYVDAVVDYITQRNLHNIVLVGHSFGGTVISKVAERIPDRIKRLVFMNAFVLANGESAADDIGPEGKATWAELAKQSSDHTIMLPFPVWRETFMNTANLELATRIYRTVTPEPAGPLFEKLDLTKFYSLNIPRSYLYFTEDSALPQTEQHGWHPHMSSRLGLFRLIKGNGDHMTPFHREPALVARKLVEAGRE from the coding sequence ATGCATGGTTTCTACTATCAACCACCTTGCTGGATACCCGTGTCTTATCCGCCTTACCAAGGCAATCATCCCTATGTTTATCTAAATACCTCGAACGCCGTCGCACGATATTCATCCGCGCCAGTAGCGGTTGCGAATGAAACAGAGAACCATATCGTACACGAGGAAACCCGCATCGATAAGCCACTTCCTTTTGTCCTCGTCCACGGCGCTTGGGGAGATGGAAGTTATTGGCACAAAACAGCCGAGGCCTTACGACGTGCAGGCCATCAAGTATATACGCCCACCTTGCCTGGACACGGCACTGACCCACATAAAAATGTGACGCATGCCAATTATGTTGATGCGGTCGTTGATTATATTACCCAACGAAATTTGCACAACATTGTGCTCGTAGGTCACAGCTTCGGAGGGACGGTTATTTCGAAAGTGGCGGAGCGGATACCTGATCGTATAAAAAGGCTTGTATTTATGAATGCGTTTGTCCTCGCTAATGGAGAAAGTGCAGCCGACGACATTGGGCCGGAAGGAAAAGCGACGTGGGCTGAGCTGGCCAAGCAATCAAGCGACCATACGATTATGCTCCCATTTCCAGTATGGCGTGAAACGTTTATGAATACAGCCAACCTTGAGCTTGCTACTCGCATCTATCGAACCGTCACTCCGGAGCCTGCTGGGCCACTATTTGAGAAGCTGGACCTGACGAAATTTTATAGCCTTAACATTCCTAGAAGCTACTTGTATTTTACGGAGGATTCCGCGCTTCCGCAGACTGAACAACATGGCTGGCATCCTCACATGTCCAGCCGCCTTGGACTGTTTCGCCTGATCAAGGGCAACGGCGACCATATGACTCCCTTCCACCGCGAACCGGCGCTAGTCGCCCGCAAGCTCGTCGAAGCAGGCAGAGAATAA
- a CDS encoding pirin family protein gives MMTTFRKMEGTYTGAPFHMVGDGFRVSNYFPSGNDFQQRISPFILMDYNAPYMFPPSNEVKGVGAHPHRGFETVTIAYEGKIEHHDNHGNHGVIGSGDVQWMTAGSGLLHKEYHEQAFSKQGGLFQMIQLWVNLPRAHKMHPPKYQELLNQDMGKTELPNDGGTVRVIAGEYNGVKGPATTFSPIHMFDIAFKEKGKAQFELPASFNTAVFVLKGHVTINESHPANDGDFILFENASGEIVIEGLTDDTLVIVLSGEPINEPIFMHGPFVMNSREEIIAAFEDYQAGKMGNPNF, from the coding sequence ATGATGACAACATTCCGTAAAATGGAGGGCACGTATACAGGAGCACCTTTTCATATGGTTGGTGATGGTTTCCGTGTATCGAACTACTTCCCTTCGGGTAACGATTTTCAACAACGAATCAGTCCGTTTATTTTAATGGATTATAATGCTCCTTATATGTTTCCACCTAGCAACGAGGTGAAAGGTGTAGGGGCGCATCCGCACCGTGGTTTTGAGACGGTTACGATCGCCTATGAGGGTAAAATTGAACATCATGATAACCATGGTAACCATGGGGTAATCGGATCTGGCGATGTGCAGTGGATGACAGCGGGATCAGGGTTGCTGCATAAAGAGTACCATGAGCAAGCGTTTTCGAAGCAAGGCGGGTTGTTCCAAATGATCCAGCTATGGGTTAATCTACCACGTGCCCATAAAATGCATCCACCTAAGTACCAAGAACTGTTGAATCAGGACATGGGAAAAACAGAGCTGCCTAACGACGGGGGGACTGTTCGAGTCATTGCTGGGGAGTACAATGGAGTAAAAGGGCCTGCAACGACTTTCTCACCAATCCATATGTTCGATATTGCATTTAAAGAGAAGGGGAAAGCACAGTTTGAACTGCCCGCTTCCTTCAATACGGCTGTCTTCGTGCTTAAAGGACATGTAACGATTAACGAATCACACCCAGCTAATGACGGCGATTTCATTTTATTTGAAAATGCTTCTGGTGAAATTGTGATCGAAGGTCTGACTGACGATACACTCGTCATTGTGTTGAGCGGTGAGCCGATCAATGAGCCCATTTTCATGCACGGACCATTTGTGATGAACAGCAGAGAAGAAATCATTGCAGCGTTTGAAGATTATCAAGCAGGTAAAATGGGTAATCCGAATTTTTAA
- a CDS encoding GNAT family N-acetyltransferase, producing the protein MHKVEHDASNKKFLIRDNGTIIAEMTYVISSPELYIIDHTFVHEAYRGQKLGDKLVQASVEYAREHHIKLLPLCPFAKIQFERHPEYADVRE; encoded by the coding sequence ATGCACAAGGTTGAGCATGATGCATCGAACAAAAAGTTTCTTATCCGTGATAACGGTACGATAATTGCCGAAATGACGTATGTCATCTCAAGTCCAGAATTGTACATTATTGATCATACATTCGTGCATGAAGCGTATCGAGGCCAAAAACTCGGTGACAAGCTTGTTCAAGCAAGTGTGGAATATGCACGCGAGCATCATATTAAGCTGCTGCCTCTCTGCCCATTTGCTAAAATTCAATTTGAGCGTCATCCCGAATATGCGGATGTGCGTGAGTGA
- a CDS encoding phosphoglycolate phosphatase: MKKSILNPILMIIAGVILVLATWVYAIMDYGTPDEFSVENWPKTEQAAKQATIEHFKKVKNVDIVIDEVSFSGEYATPEIYIDGHVANNKQQKIAATVNSSEHYQVNITEPN; encoded by the coding sequence ATGAAGAAAAGTATACTAAATCCGATATTAATGATTATAGCTGGCGTAATACTTGTGCTCGCGACTTGGGTGTATGCGATTATGGATTATGGTACACCCGATGAATTTAGTGTAGAAAATTGGCCAAAGACGGAACAAGCGGCTAAGCAAGCTACGATTGAACATTTTAAAAAAGTAAAGAATGTAGATATTGTCATTGACGAGGTTAGTTTCTCTGGAGAGTATGCAACACCTGAAATTTATATAGATGGACATGTAGCAAACAATAAGCAGCAAAAAATTGCGGCTACTGTAAATTCGTCTGAACATTATCAAGTGAACATTACCGAACCGAATTAA
- a CDS encoding oxalate decarboxylase family bicupin, with protein sequence MDNGSRKQNQTANLNHVPQPIRKDGAGATDCGPRDVMRDRENPDMFVPPVTDAGLIPNLKFSFSDTHMQLNHGGWSREITVRELPIATTLAGVNMRLTPGGVRELHWHQQAEWAYMLLGRARITSVDQAGRNFIADIGPGDLWYFPPGIPHSIQGLEEGCEFLLVFDDGHFSDLNTLSISDWFAHTPKEVLSANFGVPESAFNCIPAEQVYIFPDQVPPSLESQHVQSPYGTIPHSFKHRLLAQTPLKTPGGSVRIVDSTNFPISKTIAAALVELEPGAMRELHWHPNNDEWQYYLTGVGRMTVFAGNGAARTYNVRAGDVGYVPFAYGHYIQNIGDETLWFLEMFKSDRFADISLNQWMALTPRNLVRDNLHVGDELLDALRKEKWPVVKYSNIRNEHGSGME encoded by the coding sequence ATGGACAATGGATCGAGAAAACAGAATCAAACTGCAAACCTAAACCATGTGCCACAGCCCATCAGGAAAGATGGAGCTGGTGCGACAGATTGCGGCCCGCGGGATGTCATGCGAGATCGGGAAAATCCCGACATGTTCGTGCCGCCGGTCACGGATGCAGGCTTGATCCCGAACTTGAAATTTTCTTTTTCGGATACGCATATGCAATTAAATCATGGCGGATGGTCGCGGGAGATTACCGTAAGGGAACTTCCGATCGCGACTACGCTTGCGGGTGTGAATATGCGCTTAACACCAGGTGGTGTACGCGAACTGCACTGGCATCAGCAAGCAGAGTGGGCGTATATGCTGTTAGGGCGGGCGCGTATCACATCGGTCGATCAAGCGGGGCGTAATTTTATTGCGGACATCGGCCCAGGCGATCTCTGGTACTTTCCCCCAGGCATCCCGCATTCCATTCAAGGGCTGGAAGAAGGGTGTGAATTTTTGCTCGTCTTCGATGATGGCCATTTTTCGGACCTGAATACATTATCGATTTCCGATTGGTTTGCGCATACACCCAAAGAAGTGCTGTCCGCCAATTTTGGCGTACCCGAAAGCGCATTTAACTGCATTCCTGCGGAACAGGTTTACATTTTTCCAGATCAAGTTCCGCCTTCGCTGGAAAGTCAACACGTACAATCGCCGTACGGGACAATTCCACACAGCTTCAAGCATCGCCTGCTTGCGCAAACACCGCTCAAAACTCCTGGCGGCAGTGTTCGCATCGTCGATTCCACGAACTTCCCGATTTCAAAAACGATCGCCGCAGCGCTAGTTGAGCTTGAACCAGGCGCAATGCGCGAGCTGCATTGGCATCCGAATAACGACGAATGGCAATATTACTTGACGGGAGTGGGCCGTATGACCGTTTTCGCAGGAAACGGTGCAGCTCGTACATATAATGTTCGAGCGGGCGATGTCGGTTATGTCCCATTTGCTTACGGACACTATATTCAAAATATCGGGGACGAAACGTTATGGTTTCTCGAAATGTTTAAGAGCGACCGTTTTGCCGATATCTCCTTAAACCAATGGATGGCACTTACCCCTCGTAATTTGGTGCGAGATAATTTGCACGTTGGCGATGAATTGCTTGACGCGTTGCGGAAGGAAAAATGGCCAGTCGTGAAGTATTCTAATATCCGTAACGAACACGGAAGTGGAATGGAATAG